TGTGCCTCTAATGGTGTGTCAGGACTCCATGTGTTTAAACATTTGTTTGAGTTATCTTTCCGTGTCTAAGTTCTACTTACTTAAGCTGGAAATATTTATCTGAAGCTTCATTAAAAAGTCATagttatatgaaaaatatacaattgtAATTTACATTCAGATTTAAAATCTAAGCAATAGAATTATGAGCCATTGTCTTCTTGTATGGTAAACGAAAAATATATAACTCAAGGATCATACATTTAAAGCAGTATGCATGAGAGTACACATCTCAaagaaaaattttcaaaattcttttatAGATGCGCCTTCTCCAAGCCGAACATTAGATGAGACCTTGAGGCTGGTCAGAGGAAATTCTAGTTTACAAAGACAGAACAGTGCAGGTTCCACTGGCAACCACTCGAGTCCCCGCCAGGTCTACAATGATGCTCTTAATCGACcatactttaataaatattccaACTTCCACTCACCAGTGATTCAGAATGACCGGACAAGAGTCAGTAGTTCACAGAATAAACTGCACAACAGAAGCTTGAAAAACTTCAACAACAGCAAGAGCTTGTTTGAGCAGAAGCTGGAACAGCAGCAACAACAGCTGATTGATCAGCAGAAGAGGGCTTTCAATGAATTCAATGAAGCAGTCCTGAAAGAAATCAATGAGGGAGAGAATGATGCAGATGACAGTGTAAGTCTGTCCAGTGCAGATAGTTTGGATGAATCTCAGGATTCAATGCAAAGAACTTTGCCAGGCTCATCACAGCAAAACAATCACTTCAGAAATGAAGAAGTGATCAACACAAAATCCTCTTTACAGGACACCCATCAAAGTGTCCGGGATATTTCGTTTCATTTGAATAGTGCCTATGGACAAAATCATTTTGTGGGACATCAAGAGAGAAATGGGAAAATCGATTCTTATGATGTGGACCAAACACAGATCAACAACAATCTTGCTCCAAATGGAGTTACCAGACAAGAGGTGCATGTGGCTCAGAACACAGAAGTAAAAGACAGACCAAAAGTTCAGTTACGAGCTTGGTCCACACCGTCTCCTGTAGACTCCCAGCATTCCTCAGTGTCAAATGCTCACATGACCAACAATAATCCATACAGTTCAAGGCCAACCATGACAGCTATTACTTCAACAacagcatttgaaaacaaaaattcacAACGAAGCTATCCACAAAACAATGGATGGAATGATGAAAACCAGTTTAACAGGGTGTCTGATAGAAATACCAACGCAGATGTTGCAACTGGTCGCcaaaatcaaaattcaaatgGTTATAGTGATACTGCAGATTTAAGCACAAATGCTCAGCTGAAGAGTGGTAATGATTTTAACAGAGGGTATACCAATGGTTACATGTATTCCTCAGATAATCCCAAAAGTGCTCATCCCAATAGCAGTGGAAATAGAGGACTGGACACTGGTGCCAATAAGCCTGTTGAATTTCTTCAAACTGGCACACCTGATAATCCCGACAAAGTGACAAACCCTGACAGTGAGAAAGCAGGGATCCCTACCCAGGAGTCGAGGCCAAGTCGAGTGCCCCGGCCAGTGAGTGCAGTGAGGATTCAGAAAGTTAAATACAATGTGATCCCACCTCCATCTGCCAATGAGGACAGTTTACAGGCACCATGTGGTGTTCAGTCAACAGACAAGGTGGAAAGTGGAAAAAATGGTGGAGTACAAAAAGTGGAGATGGTTCCCAAACCACCTCAAGTCTTTATCAATACCACCTTAGGGGACAGGCCACAAGTCAAGCAAGTTACCCAAGTCAGATTTGCAGCCAGTGTTGTGAATGGGGGAGTTAATATGAACACTTATGGTAAAATGAATGTGCAACCTCTTCCTAATAAACCCATGATAGCTGGAATTacagagaaaaaagaaaatcctCCATCTTCCACTGTGATGAGGAAAGCCAAAGATGATTCTGACCTGATGCTGAAAAATCACACAGAGGCTAGGGAGGAATGTTCAAATTCAGGGGTCAGGGGCATCCTGAAAAGACCTGGATCCAAATTAAAAAAGGCAGGGTCAACTGGCAGTGTCAATAGCATGGATGTCAAGGACAGTATAGAAATTGCTCGTATTCAAATGCATCACCATCATCCCAAGGAGGTAAAAGGATTGCATTATTATtcataaatttatgaaattaacaTGTGTACTAAAATTATCAGGATAATCTAGATGACTGCACAATGATTtattaatgatacatgtattataaaacaaatCTGTGTTTTGTGATGCATTGCAAAAATATTATTGTCAGTTAATGCAGGCAAGCAAGCAGGATTCAATGGGTAGATCTAAAACTGTCTCTGAAAAGCACCTcttgtatattttattgaatcCTGCACCACTGCATCAACAATAACAAGTCCAAAGATACCATACTTAAATATGGTACCCAATAGATGATAATGTACAAATTTTATGATTGCATTATCCAAgctcattttcatttgaaaatggcTGGGACAATCTGACACAAAAACCAGTATTTTATCAGTCTACAGACTTAATTTGG
Above is a genomic segment from Ostrea edulis chromosome 3, xbOstEdul1.1, whole genome shotgun sequence containing:
- the LOC125674127 gene encoding uncharacterized protein LOC125674127 isoform X1 → MLAGAYSKTYQYLEKQRIEQIKQLKTDEVGDTVARAKKLSVETNKRRKAQATKRKIEQQREEKRRQHILTKRREEQREATEKYQRSHVPSRPPSGRPTSSRKNAPSPSRTLDETLRLVRGNSSLQRQNSAGSTGNHSSPRQVYNDALNRPYFNKYSNFHSPVIQNDRTRVSSSQNKLHNRSLKNFNNSKSLFEQKLEQQQQQLIDQQKRAFNEFNEAVLKEINEGENDADDSVSLSSADSLDESQDSMQRTLPGSSQQNNHFRNEEVINTKSSLQDTHQSVRDISFHLNSAYGQNHFVGHQERNGKIDSYDVDQTQINNNLAPNGVTRQEVHVAQNTEVKDRPKVQLRAWSTPSPVDSQHSSVSNAHMTNNNPYSSRPTMTAITSTTAFENKNSQRSYPQNNGWNDENQFNRVSDRNTNADVATGRQNQNSNGYSDTADLSTNAQLKSGNDFNRGYTNGYMYSSDNPKSAHPNSSGNRGLDTGANKPVEFLQTGTPDNPDKVTNPDSEKAGIPTQESRPSRVPRPVSAVRIQKVKYNVIPPPSANEDSLQAPCGVQSTDKVESGKNGGVQKVEMVPKPPQVFINTTLGDRPQVKQVTQVRFAASVVNGGVNMNTYGKMNVQPLPNKPMIAGITEKKENPPSSTVMRKAKDDSDLMLKNHTEAREECSNSGVRGILKRPGSKLKKAGSTGSVNSMDVKDSIEIARIQMHHHHPKEIPRKKSVRFADLHYPSEEEEEPEQNNENSEANGLNHSSRPISAKVISQSAKAQTQIPRAMSAGHRPQIKHKSTIRPQAAAHIITQNNSPASAMINAQKMTDKKVTVVNNNFMSKVPTSLTPAYTEATVYTVPGVMMNYTKAASGTLPRQEDFNYIGKETNFQMAPGSDTPVQHASTQGPVFDENGMRIDRTPTDEEINFLWEKVRTCLNRPTTQNQNIPVSENQKVSQTPFEPSRQAAVSHQYIDGAALNKIVAANRTQQQTYTPSSGTQSTVKNGEQTYARRYGLLQQRKQQNPNSLNKGPVTSQRQFVTTYNGPVYSNSEPTQNPAAYQAPQDVSESMAAFLTAEQLAQHSMSESQIQNAMDQAQRNQQFIVANKPTQKIPSALSIEEQRLLDSLDRLNERLKITEFPGNLLQESPQPLVPQPDPQQFVYLGATNIDTQTGSFKGKQPLNSQKRQTESARGGYRGGIKQQIYRYP
- the LOC125674127 gene encoding uncharacterized protein LOC125674127 isoform X4, producing MLAGAYSKTYQYLEKQRIEQIKQLKTDEVGDTVARAKKLSVETNKRRKAQATKRKIEQQREEKRRQHILTKRREEQREATEKYQRSHVPSRPPSGRPTSSRKNAPSPSRTLDETLRLVRGNSSLQRQNSAGSTGNHSSPRQVYNDALNRPYFNKYSNFHSPVIQNDRTRVSSSQNKLHNRSLKNFNNSKSLFEQKLEQQQQQLIDQQKRAFNEFNEAVLKEINEGENDADDSVSLSSADSLDESQDSMQRTLPGSSQQNNHFRNEEVINTKSSLQDTHQSVRDISFHLNSAYGQNHFVGHQERNGKIDSYDVDQTQINNNLAPNGVTRQEVHVAQNTEVKDRPKVQLRAWSTPSPVDSQHSSVSNAHMTNNNPYSSRPTMTAITSTTAFENKNSQRSYPQNNGWNDENQFNRVSDRNTNADVATGRQNQNSNGYSDTADLSTNAQLKSGNDFNRGYTNGYMYSSDNPKSAHPNSSGNRGLDTGANKPVEFLQTGTPDNPDKVTNPDSEKAGIPTQESRPSRVPRPVSAVRIQKVKYNVIPPPSANEDSLQAPCGVQSTDKVESGKNGGVQKVEMVPKPPQVFINTTLGDRPQVKQVTQVRFAASVVNGGVNMNTYGKMNVQPLPNKPMIAGITEKKENPPSSTVMRKAKDDSDLMLKNHTEAREECSNSGVRGILKRPGSKLKKAGSTGSVNSMDVKDSIEIARIQMHHHHPKEIPRKKSVRFADLHYPSEEEEEPEQNNENSEANGLNHSSRPISAKVISQSAKAQTQIPRAMSAGHRPQIKHKSTIRPQAAAHIITQNNSPASAMINAQKMTDKKVTVVNNNFMSKVPTSLTPAYTEATVYTVPGVMMNYTKAASGTLPRQEDFNYIGKETNFQMAPGSDTPVQHASTQGPVFDENGMRIDRTPTDEEINFLWEKVRTCLNRPTTQNQNIPVSENQKVSQTPFEPSRQAAVSHQYIDGAALNKIVAANRTQQQTYTPSSGTQSTVKNGEQTYARRYGLLQQRKQQNPNSLNKGPVTSQRQFVTTYNGPVYSNSEPTQNPAAYQAPQDVSESMAAFLTAEQLAQHSMSESQIQNAMDQAQRNQQFIVANKPTQKIPSALSIEEQRLLDSLDRLNERLKITEFPGNLLQESPQPLVPQPDPQQFVYTGSFKGKQPLNSQKRQTESARGGYRGGIKQQIYRYP
- the LOC125674127 gene encoding uncharacterized protein LOC125674127 isoform X3 gives rise to the protein MLAGAYSKTYQYLEKQRIEQIKQLKTDEVGDTVARAKKLSVETNKRRKAQATKRKIEQQREEKRRQHILTKRREEQREATEKYQRSHVPSRPPSGRPTSSRKNAPSPSRTLDETLRLVRGNSSLQRQNSAGSTGNHSSPRQVYNDALNRPYFNKYSNFHSPVIQNDRTRVSSSQNKLHNRSLKNFNNSKSLFEQKLEQQQQQLIDQQKRAFNEFNEAVLKEINEGENDADDSVSLSSADSLDESQDSMQRTLPGSSQQNNHFRNEEVINTKSSLQDTHQSVRDISFHLNSAYGQNHFVGHQERNGKIDSYDVDQTQINNNLAPNGVTRQEVHVAQNTEVKDRPKVQLRAWSTPSPVDSQHSSVSNAHMTNNNPYSSRPTMTAITSTTAFENKNSQRSYPQNNGWNDENQFNRVSDRNTNADVATGRQNQNSNGYSDTADLSTNAQLKSGNDFNRGYTNGYMYSSDNPKSAHPNSSGNRGLDTGANKPVEFLQTGTPDNPDKVTNPDSEKAGIPTQESRPSRVPRPVSAVRIQKVKYNVIPPPSANEDSLQAPCGVQSTDKVESGKNGGVQKVEMVPKPPQVFINTTLGDRPQVKQVTQVRFAASVVNGGVNMNTYGKMNVQPLPNKPMIAGITEKKENPPSSTVMRKAKDDSDLMLKNHTEAREECSNSGVRGILKRPGSKLKKAGSTGSVNSMDVKDSIEIARIQMHHHHPKEIPRKKSVRFADLHYPSEEEEEPEQNNENSEANGLNHSSRPISAKVISQSAKAQTQIPRAMSAGHRPQIKHKSTIRPQAAAHIITQNNSPASAMINAQKMTDKKVTVVNNNFMSKVPTSLTPAYTEATVYTVPGVMMNYTKAASGTLPRQEDFNYIGKETNFQMAPGSDTPVQHASTQGPVFDENGMRIDRTPTDEEINFLWEKVRTCLNRPTTQNQNIPVSENQKVSQTPFEPSRQAAVSHQYIDGAALNKIVAANRTQQQTYTPSSGTQSTVKNGEQTYARRYGLLQQRKQQNPNSLNKGPVTSQRQFVTTYNGPVYSNSEPTQNPAAYQAPQDVSESMAAFLTAEQLAQHSMSESQIQNAMDQAQRNQQFIVANKPTQKIPSALSIEEQRLLDSLDRLNERLKITEFPGNLLQESPQPLVPQPDPQQFVYQTGSFKGKQPLNSQKRQTESARGGYRGGIKQQIYRYP
- the LOC125674127 gene encoding uncharacterized protein LOC125674127 isoform X5; amino-acid sequence: MLAGAYSKTYQYLEKQRIEQIKQLKTDEVGDTVARAKKLSVETNKRRKAQATKRKIEQQREEKRRQHILTKRREEQREATEKYQRSHVPSRPPSGRPTSSRKNAPSPSRTLDETLRLVRGNSSLQRQNSAGSTGNHSSPRQVYNDALNRPYFNKYSNFHSPVIQNDRTRVSSSQNKLHNRSLKNFNNSKSLFEQKLEQQQQQLIDQQKRAFNEFNEAVLKEINEGENDADDSVSLSSADSLDESQDSMQRTLPGSSQQNNHFRNEEVINTKSSLQDTHQSVRDISFHLNSAYGQNHFVGHQERNGKIDSYDVDQTQINNNLAPNGVTRQEVHVAQNTEVKDRPKVQLRAWSTPSPVDSQHSSVSNAHMTNNNPYSSRPTMTAITSTTAFENKNSQRSYPQNNGWNDENQFNRVSDRNTNADVATGRQNQNSNGYSDTADLSTNAQLKSGNDFNRGYTNGYMYSSDNPKSAHPNSSGNRGLDTGANKPVEFLQTGTPDNPDKVTNPDSEKAGIPTQESRPSRVPRPVSAVRIQKVKYNVIPPPSANEDSLQAPCGVQSTDKVESGKNGGVQKVEMVPKPPQVFINTTLGDRPQVKQVTQVRFAASVVNGGVNMNTYGKMNVQPLPNKPMIAGITEKKENPPSSTVMRKAKDDSDLMLKNHTEAREECSNSGVRGILKRPGSKLKKAGSTGSVNSMDVKDSIEIARIQMHHHHPKEIPRKKSVRFADLHYPSEEEEEPEQNNENSEANGLNHSSRPISAKVISQSAKAQTQIPRAMSAGHRPQIKHKSTIRPQAAAHIITQNNSPASAMINAQKMTDKKVTVVNNNFMSKVPTSLTPAYTEATVYTVPGVMMNYTKAASGTLPRQEDFNYIGKETNFQMAPGSDTPVQHASTQGPVFDENGMRIDRTPTDEEINFLWEKVRTCLNRPTTQNQNIPVSENQKVSQTPFEPSRQAAVSHQYIDGAALNKIVAANRTQQQTYTPSSGTQSTVKNGEQTYARRYGLLQQRKQQNPNSLNKGPVTSQRQFVTTYNGPVYSNSEPTQNPAAYQAPQDVSESMAAFLTAEQLAQHSMSESQIQNAMDQAQRNQQFIVANKPTQKIPSALSIEEQRLLDSLDRLNERLKITEFPGNLLQESPQPLVPQPDPQQFVYIDIENDCEC
- the LOC125674127 gene encoding uncharacterized protein LOC125674127 isoform X2; the encoded protein is MLAGAYSKTYQYLEKQRIEQIKQLKTDEVGDTVARAKKLSVETNKRRKAQATKRKIEQQREEKRRQHILTKRREEQREATEKYQRSHVPSRPPSGRPTSSRKNAPSPSRTLDETLRLVRGNSSLQRQNSAGSTGNHSSPRQVYNDALNRPYFNKYSNFHSPVIQNDRTRVSSSQNKLHNRSLKNFNNSKSLFEQKLEQQQQQLIDQQKRAFNEFNEAVLKEINEGENDADDSVSLSSADSLDESQDSMQRTLPGSSQQNNHFRNEEVINTKSSLQDTHQSVRDISFHLNSAYGQNHFVGHQERNGKIDSYDVDQTQINNNLAPNGVTRQEVHVAQNTEVKDRPKVQLRAWSTPSPVDSQHSSVSNAHMTNNNPYSSRPTMTAITSTTAFENKNSQRSYPQNNGWNDENQFNRVSDRNTNADVATGRQNQNSNGYSDTADLSTNAQLKSGNDFNRGYTNGYMYSSDNPKSAHPNSSGNRGLDTGANKPVEFLQTGTPDNPDKVTNPDSEKAGIPTQESRPSRVPRPVSAVRIQKVKYNVIPPPSANEDSLQAPCGVQSTDKVESGKNGGVQKVEMVPKPPQVFINTTLGDRPQVKQVTQVRFAASVVNGGVNMNTYGKMNVQPLPNKPMIAGITEKKENPPSSTVMRKAKDDSDLMLKNHTEAREECSNSGVRGILKRPGSKLKKAGSTGSVNSMDVKDSIEIARIQMHHHHPKEIPRKKSVRFADLHYPSEEEEEPEQNNENSEANGLNHSSRPISAKVISQSAKAQTQIPRAMSAGHRPQIKHKSTIRPQAAAHIITQNNSPASAMINAQKMTDKKVTVVNNNFMSKVPTSLTPAYTEATVYTVPGVMMNYTKAASGTLPRQEDFNYIGKETNFQMAPGSDTPVQHASTQGPVFDENGMRIDRTPTDEEINFLWEKVRTCLNRPTTQNQNIPVSENQKVSQTPFEPSRQAAVSHQYIDGAALNKIVAANRTQQQTYTPSSGTQSTVKNGEQTYARRYGLLQQRKQQNPNSLNKGPVTSQRQFVTTYNGPVYSNSEPTQNPAAYQAPQDVSESMAAFLTAEQLAQHSMSESQIQNAMDQAQRNQQFIVANKPTQKIPSALSIEEQRLLDSLDRLNERLKITEFPGNLLQESPQPLVPQPDPQQFVYLGATNIDTTGSFKGKQPLNSQKRQTESARGGYRGGIKQQIYRYP